From a single Sporosarcina oncorhynchi genomic region:
- a CDS encoding cytochrome c oxidase subunit 2A, protein MAKENSKQHSTKSDDSGINLKGTFISVMLVGVFILIMWFGLYALFLSR, encoded by the coding sequence ATGGCTAAAGAAAATTCTAAACAGCATTCGACAAAAAGTGACGATTCAGGCATCAATCTAAAAGGAACGTTTATATCTGTAATGTTGGTAGGAGTCTTTATCCTCATTATGTGGTTTGGGCTTTACGCACTCTTTTTATCAAGATAA
- a CDS encoding glucosamine-6-phosphate deaminase → MEKCKFIQVQSPEEGAEQFYQLLKEELENDRLQVLGLATGSTMIPVYKKLTESALDFSNVTTFNLDEYVGLTASSPNSYAYFMNDHLFSKKKFKDTNIPNGVAPDLDAECTRYERALQDAKLDIQLLGVGENGHIAFNEPGTPADSVTHVATLTDSTLGVNSQYFENDEKIPETALTMGIASILSAKKLVLLAFGEKKRPALMKVLEGKVDQDWTITYLLEHDDVIIITDLDLK, encoded by the coding sequence ATGGAGAAATGTAAATTTATTCAAGTGCAAAGTCCTGAAGAGGGAGCGGAACAGTTTTACCAACTGTTAAAAGAAGAACTTGAGAACGATAGACTTCAAGTGCTCGGATTGGCGACAGGCAGTACAATGATCCCCGTTTATAAGAAACTGACGGAATCAGCACTGGATTTCTCAAATGTAACGACATTTAACCTGGATGAATATGTTGGTTTGACTGCATCCAGTCCAAATAGCTATGCATATTTCATGAACGATCATCTATTCAGCAAAAAGAAATTTAAGGATACAAATATTCCTAACGGCGTGGCTCCAGACTTAGATGCAGAATGCACGCGATATGAAAGGGCTCTGCAAGATGCGAAACTCGATATCCAGCTGCTTGGCGTAGGAGAGAACGGGCATATCGCATTCAACGAACCAGGAACGCCTGCAGATTCCGTTACGCATGTAGCGACATTAACGGATTCCACTTTAGGCGTAAACAGCCAATACTTCGAAAATGATGAAAAAATCCCGGAAACTGCATTGACGATGGGAATCGCATCCATCCTTAGTGCGAAAAAACTCGTTTTACTCGCTTTCGGTGAAAAGAAAAGACCCGCATTGATGAAAGTGCTTGAAGGTAAGGTAGATCAAGATTGGACGATTACCTACTTGCTGGAACATGATGATGTGATAATCATTACGGATCTAGACTTGAAATAA
- a CDS encoding C40 family peptidase, with translation MRILAHAQKSLVILAITFVLFVTPFIEQAQASSPDAVALIDTATSLKGIKYKYGGTTTAGFDCSGYIQFVFKKHDVNLPRTTSGMHATGVEVNKSDLIAGDLVFFNTTGKGVSHVGMYVGDGKFAHASTSKGVRVDALDDPYYWGKRYIGAKRINGVSNVAYAK, from the coding sequence ATGAGAATCTTAGCACATGCACAGAAATCCTTAGTGATTTTAGCGATTACATTTGTATTATTTGTCACTCCATTCATTGAACAAGCTCAAGCTTCTTCTCCAGATGCAGTGGCATTAATCGATACGGCCACAAGTTTAAAAGGTATTAAGTATAAATACGGTGGCACGACAACAGCTGGTTTCGACTGTTCAGGCTATATTCAATTTGTTTTCAAAAAACATGACGTCAATTTGCCACGTACGACATCGGGCATGCACGCGACTGGCGTCGAAGTTAACAAGTCCGACTTGATCGCTGGTGATCTCGTTTTCTTCAATACGACAGGTAAAGGTGTTTCTCACGTAGGCATGTATGTGGGCGATGGTAAGTTCGCTCATGCATCCACATCAAAAGGTGTACGTGTAGATGCACTTGACGACCCGTACTATTGGGGCAAGCGCTACATAGGCGCAAAACGTATCAACGGTGTCAGCAATGTTGCTTACGCAAAATAA
- a CDS encoding accessory Sec system S-layer assembly protein: MKLFSMFKKTEKTGADSTISSDEILEGSAQSEGTEEVETTLSLHPQWALSQEQEYVFRFLSNELEPLKPNQISLSGIDIDVEPANGSWLVKSFFRSSLEQAITVGSVELMLLDDEGKTIASQEFDLNELGEIPARSARPWVFVFTKENIFAEEPPAENWKLAFNVQSMVPHKLELEQAWEDGLSTEQKDALAKAVEGMPKLKPREVNFAGFQVKTQDDGSIAASIFIRNGHSKQINIEKLPLELIDATGEMVAKGSFDLAPLSVKANTSKPWTFIYPKEMVQKEEPDFSRWTIRVPQ; the protein is encoded by the coding sequence ATGAAACTTTTCTCTATGTTCAAAAAAACCGAAAAGACCGGAGCAGACAGTACAATCAGTTCCGATGAAATTTTAGAAGGAAGTGCACAATCTGAAGGCACGGAAGAAGTCGAGACAACACTTTCCCTTCATCCACAATGGGCTCTTTCACAAGAACAAGAATACGTTTTCCGTTTTCTATCGAATGAGCTGGAACCATTAAAACCTAACCAGATTTCTCTATCCGGTATCGATATCGATGTTGAACCAGCAAATGGCAGCTGGCTAGTGAAATCATTTTTCCGTTCTTCTTTAGAACAAGCGATTACAGTCGGATCCGTTGAACTGATGTTGCTTGATGATGAAGGAAAAACAATTGCATCACAAGAATTCGATTTGAACGAACTTGGTGAAATCCCAGCACGCAGCGCGCGTCCTTGGGTATTCGTCTTCACGAAAGAAAACATCTTTGCAGAAGAACCGCCTGCTGAAAACTGGAAGCTTGCTTTTAACGTGCAGTCAATGGTGCCTCACAAGCTTGAACTTGAACAAGCTTGGGAAGACGGTTTGTCTACCGAGCAGAAAGACGCGCTTGCAAAAGCTGTCGAAGGCATGCCGAAATTGAAACCGCGTGAAGTAAACTTCGCAGGATTCCAAGTGAAGACACAGGATGACGGCAGCATCGCCGCTTCCATCTTCATCCGCAATGGCCACTCGAAACAAATCAACATTGAAAAGTTGCCATTGGAACTGATCGACGCTACGGGCGAAATGGTTGCAAAAGGATCATTTGACCTTGCGCCACTATCCGTCAAGGCGAATACATCTAAACCATGGACGTTCATCTATCCAAAAGAGATGGTTCAAAAAGAAGAGCCAGACTTCTCCCGTTGGACAATCCGCGTTCCACAATAA